The following are encoded in a window of Lentisphaera araneosa HTCC2155 genomic DNA:
- a CDS encoding extracellular solute-binding protein yields the protein MSYLGAVEIKSGVDSSGVSHVRVWGLPQGPGSTTAERADWRILKAFEQNYPKIRLHSANGLNLPGVGNENDVGPLLAISGGVAPDILYVNFRKSASYIDNEFLYPLDEYIADFAKEQGEELVKDLIHPALKKVVYRPGPVDGERQVRTWMIPADPLVMTMIYRKDIFARAGLDPRKPPSNWEEMKEISRKIVEHQPSNFAVLATARDGTSWNFMPYLSSSGSSVLEQQADDSWRAVFANQNAAKALSFYSWLHAGLRPDGKTRGYATGNKNYLAEGRVAMAMTYLGGEEMAKVDTSGSKWGFAPVPAGPDGISSAEINARMWGIFRGQKDKRVRDAAFQWLAFRKSQEAVKIRVDTYIESNEISALNPTLLDRLGPGYHKYAAFINDDLKKLYGQLIQTAKPEPYGTNCDLVYDYLDKPVQEAILWAREGHLETQSPAEIEKQMKYFLDEGQKNLEKEMLKILPPEERQTRRRVAMLATICLFSLFGWAFYRVYKVLSPQNTLRKGWDLKRYWQAYLVLIPAVLTIAVWQYYPLLRGSAMAFQDYKVAVPVVNWVGFDNFADVLYNSDFWYSLWLSFYYSFLVILLTWLPPLLLALMLDEVPRFSVLFRVLFYLPALISGLVVIFLWKQFFDPGPEGLMNQAMNFLGFGQQYWFEDPHLAMICLIIPLAWAS from the coding sequence ATGAGTTACCTTGGGGCGGTCGAAATAAAAAGTGGGGTGGATTCCAGCGGTGTAAGTCATGTTCGAGTTTGGGGCTTGCCACAAGGACCGGGAAGCACAACGGCTGAAAGAGCTGACTGGCGAATTCTCAAAGCTTTTGAACAAAACTATCCTAAAATACGTTTACATAGTGCGAATGGGCTCAATTTACCTGGTGTCGGCAACGAAAATGATGTGGGCCCCTTATTAGCTATTTCGGGTGGTGTGGCTCCCGATATTCTTTATGTGAATTTCAGGAAATCGGCTTCGTATATAGATAATGAATTTCTCTACCCTTTAGACGAATATATTGCGGACTTCGCAAAAGAGCAGGGTGAGGAGCTTGTTAAAGACCTGATTCACCCAGCCTTAAAAAAAGTCGTGTACAGGCCTGGTCCAGTTGATGGAGAAAGGCAGGTGAGAACTTGGATGATCCCCGCAGACCCACTAGTGATGACCATGATTTACCGTAAAGATATCTTTGCGCGAGCGGGGCTCGATCCTCGAAAACCGCCAAGCAATTGGGAGGAGATGAAAGAAATTAGCCGTAAAATTGTCGAACATCAACCATCAAATTTTGCGGTGCTCGCAACGGCACGTGATGGGACGTCTTGGAATTTCATGCCTTACCTCAGTAGCAGCGGCAGCTCAGTTCTCGAGCAACAAGCGGATGATTCTTGGCGGGCGGTCTTCGCAAATCAAAATGCAGCAAAGGCATTGAGCTTTTATTCGTGGTTACATGCGGGTTTGCGTCCCGATGGCAAAACGCGTGGTTATGCAACGGGGAATAAAAATTATTTAGCCGAGGGTAGGGTTGCCATGGCCATGACTTACCTTGGTGGTGAAGAAATGGCAAAAGTCGATACTTCGGGCTCGAAATGGGGCTTTGCTCCCGTGCCAGCCGGACCCGATGGCATTAGTAGTGCGGAAATCAATGCTCGTATGTGGGGCATTTTTCGAGGTCAAAAAGACAAGCGTGTTCGTGATGCGGCTTTTCAGTGGTTGGCCTTTCGCAAATCCCAAGAAGCGGTTAAAATCCGTGTTGATACCTACATAGAATCCAATGAAATCTCAGCGCTCAACCCCACGCTTTTGGATCGCTTGGGGCCAGGGTATCATAAGTATGCGGCCTTTATTAATGATGATCTAAAGAAACTCTATGGGCAGTTGATCCAAACAGCAAAGCCAGAACCCTATGGAACTAACTGTGACCTCGTTTATGATTACCTAGATAAGCCAGTCCAAGAAGCCATTCTCTGGGCACGTGAAGGTCATTTGGAAACTCAATCACCCGCTGAAATTGAAAAACAAATGAAATACTTTCTAGATGAGGGACAGAAAAATTTAGAAAAAGAGATGCTTAAGATTCTTCCTCCAGAAGAACGCCAGACGAGAAGGCGAGTGGCTATGCTGGCAACGATTTGTTTGTTTTCGCTTTTTGGCTGGGCCTTTTATCGTGTCTACAAAGTGCTTAGTCCGCAAAACACGCTAAGGAAAGGCTGGGATTTAAAGCGTTATTGGCAAGCTTACTTAGTTTTGATTCCCGCAGTTTTAACGATTGCCGTATGGCAGTATTACCCCTTGTTAAGAGGCTCGGCGATGGCTTTCCAAGATTACAAAGTGGCCGTTCCCGTGGTCAATTGGGTAGGGTTTGATAACTTTGCGGACGTCCTTTATAACTCGGATTTTTGGTACTCTCTATGGCTCTCTTTCTATTATTCCTTTTTGGTGATTTTACTCACCTGGCTACCGCCCTTGTTATTGGCATTGATGTTGGATGAAGTTCCCCGTTTTTCTGTCTTATTTCGAGTTCTGTTTTATCTTCCCGCACTCATTTCTGGACTTGTGGTGATTTTTCTTTGGAAACAGTTTTTTGATCCTGGGCCAGAAGGCTTAATGAATCAGGCTATGAATTTCTTAGGTTTTGGTCAACAGTATTGGTTTGAGGATCCGCATTTGGCGATGATCTGCCTAATCATTCCCTTGGCTTGGGCGAGTTAG
- a CDS encoding carbohydrate ABC transporter permease, translated as MIYLAALKGVAPDLYEAADIDGAGYWHKVRFIVIPKLWPLLIINLVGQVILSFNAAENVLAMTGGGPRGATTVTGLLIFKKAFVYTEFGPATAMAWLMSLLLIGFTIYQLKMLSRLEFKTAGDD; from the coding sequence TTGATTTATTTGGCGGCCTTAAAAGGTGTAGCCCCAGATCTTTACGAAGCAGCTGATATCGATGGGGCAGGTTATTGGCATAAAGTCCGTTTTATTGTGATTCCAAAATTGTGGCCATTGCTGATTATTAACCTCGTTGGTCAGGTGATTTTAAGTTTTAATGCAGCAGAAAATGTTTTAGCAATGACGGGTGGAGGACCTCGTGGTGCCACCACTGTGACGGGTTTATTGATCTTTAAAAAAGCTTTTGTTTACACGGAGTTTGGTCCTGCTACCGCTATGGCTTGGCTCATGAGTTTACTGCTCATTGGCTTTACGATTTATCAACTGAAAATGCTATCTCGTTTAGAGTTTAAAACCGCGGGAGATGACTGA
- a CDS encoding carbohydrate ABC transporter permease — MPILNEIAQKSSKGKGLLLMFYSCLSIGALVMLLPFVFMTSGAMKGQYNSGRFNLLPRYLYDDLELYRAWSESKYIRVDKYNSIAEVAISDFSELDKPIINDHAIIDYEVFLASQQRKVHERVLGHVTTSNQNLPENNLAFIQYLDEKFAGLENANRELELNMPNWQSLAGAVLQQRVFQRSFVKNESKLMDEFYAFANSANTLDFYYPGVHGQFRSRMILPFSSPDLSSLSELTGLKLNKLSEVHLGRKDGNAWFQQQRSSFIKDFVNARYLKLKDSDQQRTKFRDFLKENFKGELKAAQEIYGLIDNFDEISFVSSIPKEPAQAVLYSAYIEQVAAIKDLNLLGPDIAFQNFLEQKYGKLSALNDSWSTDYRSFAEIAMPQSSMDYQYVLTNKTRLRWDLGTINVRFIFNYLTTQGRAGWVTFVFCFLTIVSSLLINPLAAYALSRYQLPSTYKVLMFFMATMAFPAAVTQIPSFLLLKDLGMLNTFWALVLPGMANGYSIFILKGFFDSLPSELYEAAQIDGAGEFKMFWQLTLNLSKPVLALIALNSFTAAYGNFMYALLICQDESMWTIMVYLFKLQTEASQPVIFASLLVAAIPTLIIFMSCQKIIMKGIVIPSEK, encoded by the coding sequence ATGCCCATACTTAATGAAATCGCTCAAAAAAGTTCGAAAGGTAAGGGCTTGCTTTTAATGTTTTATTCCTGTCTCTCTATTGGCGCTTTGGTGATGCTCTTACCTTTTGTCTTCATGACTTCAGGAGCGATGAAAGGTCAGTATAATTCGGGACGTTTCAATCTGCTTCCTCGTTACCTCTATGATGATTTAGAACTCTACAGGGCGTGGTCAGAGAGTAAGTACATCCGAGTTGATAAATATAACTCTATTGCAGAAGTCGCAATCAGTGATTTTTCTGAATTAGATAAGCCAATAATTAATGATCATGCGATTATAGATTATGAAGTTTTCCTAGCTTCGCAGCAAAGGAAGGTGCATGAAAGAGTCTTGGGACATGTGACAACTTCCAATCAAAATCTCCCAGAGAATAACCTTGCCTTTATCCAATACCTCGATGAGAAATTTGCAGGTTTGGAGAATGCCAACCGTGAACTTGAGCTGAATATGCCTAACTGGCAATCCCTTGCCGGCGCAGTTCTCCAACAACGAGTCTTTCAGCGCAGCTTTGTAAAAAATGAATCCAAGCTTATGGATGAATTTTATGCCTTTGCGAATTCCGCAAATACCTTAGACTTTTATTACCCAGGAGTTCACGGTCAATTTCGCAGTCGAATGATTTTACCCTTTAGCTCACCTGATTTGTCTTCATTGAGTGAGCTCACAGGATTGAAATTGAATAAATTGTCAGAAGTTCATTTGGGGCGTAAAGATGGAAATGCTTGGTTTCAACAACAGCGAAGTTCTTTTATCAAAGACTTTGTTAACGCTCGCTATCTCAAACTAAAAGATTCTGATCAGCAAAGAACGAAGTTTAGAGATTTTCTAAAAGAAAACTTTAAAGGTGAGCTCAAAGCAGCGCAAGAAATTTATGGACTCATCGACAATTTTGATGAGATAAGTTTTGTAAGTTCAATACCCAAAGAGCCTGCACAAGCGGTGCTTTACTCAGCATATATTGAACAAGTTGCGGCTATAAAAGACTTAAACTTATTAGGCCCCGACATAGCGTTTCAGAATTTTTTAGAACAAAAATATGGCAAGCTAAGTGCTTTAAATGATTCTTGGTCGACGGACTATCGTTCGTTTGCGGAGATCGCAATGCCTCAAAGCTCTATGGATTACCAGTATGTTTTAACTAACAAAACAAGACTTCGCTGGGATCTCGGCACAATTAATGTTCGTTTCATTTTTAATTATCTCACGACTCAGGGGCGAGCAGGCTGGGTAACGTTTGTCTTCTGCTTTTTGACTATTGTCAGTTCATTGCTGATTAATCCACTTGCTGCTTATGCTTTGAGTCGCTATCAACTGCCATCCACTTATAAAGTACTGATGTTTTTTATGGCAACAATGGCCTTTCCTGCAGCTGTGACTCAAATCCCTTCTTTTCTTCTTCTCAAAGACTTGGGAATGTTGAATACTTTTTGGGCCTTGGTCTTGCCTGGCATGGCCAATGGTTACTCAATTTTTATCCTAAAAGGATTTTTCGACTCTCTTCCTTCTGAACTTTATGAAGCGGCTCAAATTGATGGAGCAGGTGAGTTTAAGATGTTCTGGCAGCTGACCCTCAACCTTTCAAAACCCGTGTTGGCCCTCATTGCCCTCAATAGTTTTACTGCGGCCTATGGCAATTTTATGTACGCTCTTTTGATTTGCCAAGATGAATCGATGTGGACGATTATGGTCTACCTTTTTAAATTGCAGACTGAAGCCTCGCAACCAGTTATTTTTGCAAGCTTACTCGTGGCAGCTATCCCCACCTTGATTATTTTTATGAGTTGTCAAAAAATAATCATGAAGGGGATAGTGATACCTTCCGAAAAATAG
- a CDS encoding type I phosphomannose isomerase catalytic subunit — MIAVIDLGGTNTKYGLVESGKIIVANSTPAEPQDGLEKHLNKVVKLINDLCKDFGKKISNCQGIGLLSTGTVNSKDMLVLSTNEKYDDAKGFNFKNWALEKTGLELRIENDAKGALLGEYHYGAGQGSDNVMMITFGTGIGTAVISEGQLLTGSNFFGGNLGGHMIVKTGGRKCTCGARGCLEAEASGWALPIIAKEHPLFSSSSLKNETVIGFKEMLEHAEKGDECAIDIRRHCFQIWGEAIVSYIHLFDPERIILGGGLMNSADLVLPLFEKTIKEMAWSQGKGLQLVKAEHPDNAGILGAAALFKNEDKAYYPLTFEQVYKPTIWGGELLQKLPRTLPESSMPIGESWEIVDRPDDQSRVVTGELAGKSLRELIQSDPEGIVGDGHQANQPFPLLMKIIDAGQDLSLQVHPDEETCKYIEGAEPKTEMWYVLDHKPEAEILTGIQEGVSAEQFRKSVNDPNIKDLMHSYTSEQGQSFFIKATTMHAIGGGNLIYEVQQNSDTTYRVSDWGRVDKEGNPRELHVDQAMACLEHTLGNKKPGAHRIMPLAFTPLTHNSELKRRQLALCEHFHVEEIEFEGAITLPVNTGTFQTVYAVDSDLRIECGGKSYAVKHGQTCLIPAKCGECTVYAPVKSRVVSAKTPA; from the coding sequence ATGATTGCAGTAATTGATCTTGGTGGCACAAACACAAAGTATGGCCTCGTTGAGAGTGGAAAAATAATTGTAGCAAATAGCACTCCCGCTGAACCTCAAGATGGTTTAGAAAAACACCTTAATAAAGTGGTTAAATTAATTAATGATCTTTGCAAAGATTTTGGTAAAAAAATCAGTAATTGTCAAGGCATAGGCCTTTTGAGTACAGGTACCGTCAATAGCAAAGATATGCTAGTTCTCTCTACCAATGAAAAGTACGACGATGCCAAAGGTTTTAACTTTAAGAATTGGGCACTTGAAAAGACCGGGCTCGAATTGCGTATAGAAAATGATGCCAAAGGCGCACTTCTCGGTGAATATCATTATGGCGCAGGCCAAGGTAGCGATAATGTAATGATGATTACTTTTGGGACTGGTATTGGCACTGCTGTTATCTCTGAAGGGCAGCTTTTAACTGGCTCAAATTTCTTTGGCGGCAATTTAGGCGGCCATATGATTGTTAAAACTGGAGGTCGCAAGTGCACTTGCGGTGCTAGAGGCTGCCTTGAAGCAGAAGCCTCTGGCTGGGCTCTTCCGATTATTGCCAAGGAACACCCACTATTTAGCAGTAGTTCATTAAAGAATGAAACAGTTATTGGCTTCAAAGAAATGCTTGAGCACGCCGAGAAAGGTGATGAGTGTGCTATTGATATACGCCGTCATTGTTTCCAAATTTGGGGAGAAGCTATCGTTTCCTATATTCATTTATTTGACCCTGAACGAATTATTCTTGGTGGTGGCCTAATGAACTCTGCAGACTTAGTCTTACCTCTCTTTGAAAAAACGATTAAAGAAATGGCCTGGAGTCAAGGTAAGGGACTCCAGTTAGTCAAAGCTGAACATCCTGACAATGCGGGAATCCTTGGTGCAGCGGCTCTATTTAAAAATGAAGACAAAGCTTATTACCCCCTCACTTTCGAACAAGTTTATAAACCCACTATTTGGGGTGGTGAACTCTTGCAAAAATTACCAAGAACTCTACCTGAAAGCTCTATGCCAATTGGAGAGAGTTGGGAAATCGTTGATCGCCCTGATGATCAAAGTCGTGTAGTAACAGGTGAGCTTGCAGGAAAATCACTTCGCGAGCTTATCCAATCAGATCCTGAAGGCATTGTCGGTGATGGTCACCAAGCCAATCAGCCCTTCCCACTGCTCATGAAAATCATTGACGCCGGCCAGGATCTTTCCCTACAGGTTCACCCTGACGAAGAGACTTGTAAATATATTGAGGGTGCAGAACCAAAAACTGAAATGTGGTACGTTTTGGATCACAAACCCGAAGCGGAGATCCTCACAGGAATACAAGAAGGCGTTTCAGCAGAGCAATTTCGCAAGAGCGTTAACGATCCAAATATTAAAGATTTGATGCACTCCTATACTTCTGAACAAGGACAATCTTTTTTCATTAAGGCAACGACCATGCACGCTATCGGTGGTGGAAACCTCATTTACGAGGTGCAGCAAAACAGCGACACTACTTATCGCGTCAGTGATTGGGGCCGAGTTGATAAAGAAGGCAATCCTCGTGAGCTTCACGTCGATCAAGCCATGGCTTGTCTAGAGCATACTTTAGGTAATAAGAAGCCAGGTGCCCACAGAATCATGCCTTTGGCTTTCACACCGCTCACTCATAACTCTGAACTCAAACGTCGTCAGCTTGCTCTATGTGAACATTTCCACGTAGAAGAAATTGAGTTTGAAGGTGCCATTACACTTCCAGTTAATACGGGAACTTTCCAGACGGTGTATGCGGTAGATTCTGATCTGCGTATTGAATGTGGTGGCAAATCATACGCCGTTAAACACGGGCAAACCTGCCTCATTCCTGCAAAATGTGGTGAATGCACTGTTTACGCTCCCGTAAAAAGTCGCGTAGTTAGCGCCAAGACACCAGCATAA